From the genome of Perca fluviatilis chromosome 1, GENO_Pfluv_1.0, whole genome shotgun sequence, one region includes:
- the ccdc86 gene encoding coiled-coil domain-containing protein 86, whose translation MSKRQTAMSEEHTVAEVVLEEEDVQDTPPLTRRTRSGRKVRTPAALLDSEPPARTPSRRTRRSVLQELPAVEEKNTVNSGQKLESLPAEPEPCDVSEPAKLHTEAAADTDRVDVNGNGPTAVETAPTSSEAVPKKKHRSGSSGKPLTPVIPLGKPKSGRAWKDRNKQRFSAMVRDKPLCSSWEKKMEAKREKELVKQYTLKLKEDKAREKEEKRKRREDNLKRRAENERKSEIVQVIKNTAKIKRMKKKQLRKIEKRDTLALLQKSQKHQVKAKRQKSQKVDQDLT comes from the exons ATGTCGAAGAGGCAGACAGCCATGTCAGAAGAACATACCGTTGCTGAAGTGGTACTCGAGGAGGAGGATGTCCAGGATACACCGCCATTGACCAGACGGACGCGCAGCGGCCGCAAAGTGCGCACTCCTGCCGCACTGTTGGACTCAGAACCCCCGGCGAGGACTCCCAGCAGGCGGACCAGGAGGTCTGTCCTTCAGGAGCTCCCGGCTGTAGAAGAGAAAAACACGGTGAATTCAGGGCAAAAACTCGAGAGTCTGCCTGCCGAACCGGAGCCGTGTGACGTGTCCGAGCCAGCGAAGCTGCACACGGAGGCTGCAGCAGACACCGACCGAGTGGACGTCAACGGTAACGGGCCTACAGCAGTAGAAACGGCACCCACGAGTTCCGAGGCCGTCCCAAAGAAGAAGCATCGTTCGGGTTCAAGTGGGAAACCATTAACTCCGGTCATTCCGCTGGGAAAACCCAAATCTGGGAGAGCGTGGAAGGACCGCAACAAGCAGAG GTTCTCTGCAATGGTGAGAGATAAACCACTGTGCTCTTCTTGGGAAAAGAAGATGGAGGCCAAGCGGGAGAAGGAGCTGGTGAAACAGTATACTTTGAAGCTTAAAGAGGACAAAGCCAGAGAGAAGGAG gaaaagaggaaaaggagagaagacAACTTGAAACGTCGCGCAGAGAACGAACGCAAATCAGAGATTGTGCAAGTG ATCAAGAACACAGCAAAGATcaagaggatgaagaagaaaCAACTCAGGAAGATTGAGAAGAGAGACACTCTGGCTCTGCTGCAGAAGTCACAGAAACATCAAGTAAAAGCCAAAAGgcaaaaaagtcaaaaggtTGACCAAGATTTGACCTAA